Proteins encoded within one genomic window of Oncorhynchus tshawytscha isolate Ot180627B linkage group LG02, Otsh_v2.0, whole genome shotgun sequence:
- the LOC112238370 gene encoding LOW QUALITY PROTEIN: transcription factor AP-4 (The sequence of the model RefSeq protein was modified relative to this genomic sequence to represent the inferred CDS: inserted 1 base in 1 codon): MEYFMMPTEKALQQFKKSEKDVIGGLCSLANIPLSPETAQDQERRIRREIANSNERRRMQSINAGFQSLKTLLPHTDGEKLSKAAILQQTSDYIFALEQEKTQLLQQNNQLKRFIQEFSGSSPKRRRGAEEKDEGIGXPDILEEEKAEELRREMLELRQQLDKERSARMILEEQVRSLDMVLHPERLKVITQQVQEEQAHIQTQTLLRLQQLHAETSAERDRHAAHSPQVRSPAPTHHPTVIVPAPTLTPHHVTVVTMSPASNTSTVSTSRQNLDTIVQAIQHIERAQERRGSAEEERRRAVIVSPAHVSMDTTGSDTASDSEGEEDCSMN, encoded by the exons ATGGAATACTTCATGATGCCTACGGAGAAGGCTTTACAACAATTCAAGAAATCGGAGAAGGATGTTATTGGAGGGCTTTGTAG TCTGGCCAACATCCCGCTCAGCCCGGAGACTGCCCAGGACCAGGAGAGGCGTATCCGCCGGGAGATCGCCAATAGTAACGAGCGGCGCCGCATGCAGAGCATCAACGCAGGGTTCCAGTCGCTGAAAACACTCCTGCCACACACAGACGGCGAGAAACTCAGCAAG GCTGCCATCCTACAGCAGACGTCAGACTACATCTTTGCTCTGGAGCAAGAGAAGACCCAGCTACTGCAGCAGAACAACCAGCTGAAACGCTTCATACAG gaGTTCAGTGGTTCCTCCCCAAAGAGGAGGCGTGGGGCGGAGGAGAAGGATGAAGGGATCG TCCCAGACATTCTGGAGGAGGAGAAAGCcgaggagctgaggagagagatGTTGGAGCTCCGACAACAGTTGGACAAGGAGCGCTCGGCGAGGATGATACTGGAGgaacag GTGCGTTCTCTGGACATGGTGCTGCACCCAGAGAGGCTGAAGGTGATCACCCAGCAGGTCCAGGAGGAGCAGGCTCACATCCAGACCCAGACCTTACTGAGGCTACAGCAGCTCCATGCAGAGACCAgcgcagagagggacagacacgcagcacacagcccacag GTGCGGTCCCCAGCCCCCACTCACCACCCCACGGTCATCGTCCCCGCCCCCACGCTGACCCCGCACCACGTCACCGTGGTTACCATGAGCCCCGCCTCCAACACCAGCACAGTGTCAACGTCCCGGCAGAACCTGGATACCATCGTACAG GCCATCCAGCACATCGAACGtgcccaggagaggaggggcagtgctgaggaggagaggagacgagcaGTCATCGTCAGCCCTGCCCACGTCTCCATGGATACCACCGGCTCTGACACGGCCTCcgacagtgagggagaggaggactgctCCATGAACTAA